One stretch of Candidatus Cloacimonadota bacterium DNA includes these proteins:
- a CDS encoding PorV/PorQ family protein gives MLVLFLVQPLFAIHNDAGTSVFNFLKIPIGPRGSAMANAFYGLSNDELAPFWNPAGLPQVKNKKLGITYLNYFAGFNGGAASFVLPISDKSTIAIFSKFAGIGNIPKTGIDDDNELIPLGTFGSSDVLLGFSYAKVLSEILNWGINIKFISETIDEYSSQAIAGDISILHQTTNPRLKLGVVAKNLGKQISQFDSEKEDLPIYFAAGFAYYLNNGFLTLDINKPMDNDFYGTIGYETNLRSNLKLRCGYRTNATDWHVGSNIDFLSGISAGFGFKWKEYNFDYAINSFGELGFIHQLSVGYNF, from the coding sequence ATGTTAGTTTTATTTTTAGTGCAACCACTTTTTGCAATTCATAATGATGCAGGAACATCTGTATTTAATTTTCTTAAGATACCTATTGGACCTCGTGGCTCAGCTATGGCGAATGCATTTTATGGATTATCAAATGATGAGTTAGCACCCTTCTGGAATCCAGCAGGTTTACCACAAGTAAAAAACAAGAAATTAGGGATTACTTATCTTAATTATTTTGCAGGATTTAATGGAGGTGCAGCAAGCTTTGTATTGCCCATTTCAGATAAATCCACAATAGCGATTTTTTCCAAATTCGCTGGTATTGGCAATATTCCAAAAACTGGCATAGATGACGACAACGAACTTATCCCGCTTGGCACTTTTGGTTCCTCTGATGTGTTGCTCGGTTTTTCTTATGCAAAAGTCCTATCAGAAATTTTGAACTGGGGAATTAATATAAAATTTATATCTGAGACTATTGATGAATATTCATCTCAAGCAATAGCTGGTGATATTTCCATATTACACCAAACAACAAATCCAAGATTGAAATTAGGAGTTGTAGCAAAAAATCTCGGCAAGCAAATATCACAGTTTGATTCTGAGAAAGAAGATTTACCAATCTATTTTGCTGCTGGTTTTGCATATTATCTTAATAATGGATTTCTTACATTGGATATTAACAAACCGATGGACAATGATTTTTACGGCACTATTGGGTATGAAACAAACCTCCGTAGTAATCTAAAATTAAGATGTGGATATCGGACTAATGCAACTGATTGGCATGTAGGTTCTAACATAGATTTTTTATCTGGAATCTCAGCAGGATTTGGCTTTAAATGGAAAGAATATAATTTTGATTATGCAATTAATTCTTTTGGGGAATTAGGCTTTATTCATCAGCTTTCTGTGGGATATAATTTTTAG
- a CDS encoding amidohydrolase, with product MKIVDILIKNGLIVTVDKHLKIIENGAIAINDGSIIDIDLTKVIEQKYDSDKIINATSKIVMPGFINAHTHAGMTYFRGLADDLSLDKWLNDYIWPSEAKFLSEEFIYNSVLHSAAEMVKNGIVLFNDMYFFGKQCGEAASKVGMRAIIGEVVLDFPVANCTNPKQIIDYSAKQHKEFENNELIDYAIAPHSIYACCKETLKLSAKTARKNNMLLHIHISETEKEVENCIKQNGKPPIEYLQDIGFLGEDNIGAHGIWVSDNEMKLLCEKGVSISITTESDLKLASGFAPMKRYLENGINVCLGTDGVASNNNLSILEEMDFTAKLHKAYNQDPTFLPAIEVVKMGTINSAKAFKKDSEIGSLKISKKADIILIDKNQLDTVPMYNVYSHLVYTISSEHVKDVIINGKIVMENRELVNVDEDELIDRAKFYRKKILKDFGH from the coding sequence ATGAAGATAGTTGATATTCTAATAAAAAATGGGCTTATTGTTACAGTTGATAAACATTTGAAGATTATTGAAAATGGTGCTATTGCAATCAATGATGGGAGCATTATTGATATTGATTTAACAAAAGTCATTGAGCAAAAGTATGATTCAGATAAAATTATCAATGCCACTTCAAAAATTGTGATGCCAGGATTTATAAATGCACACACACATGCTGGAATGACATATTTTCGCGGATTGGCTGATGACCTTTCATTAGATAAATGGTTAAATGACTACATCTGGCCTTCGGAAGCAAAATTTTTATCCGAGGAATTTATATATAATTCTGTGTTGCATAGTGCGGCTGAGATGGTTAAAAATGGAATAGTCCTGTTTAATGATATGTATTTTTTTGGAAAGCAATGTGGTGAGGCTGCTTCAAAGGTAGGTATGCGTGCTATTATCGGAGAAGTTGTTCTGGATTTTCCTGTTGCCAATTGCACCAATCCAAAACAAATTATTGACTATTCAGCTAAGCAACATAAAGAATTTGAAAATAATGAGTTAATTGATTATGCAATTGCTCCTCATTCAATTTATGCCTGTTGCAAAGAAACGCTTAAGCTTTCTGCAAAAACAGCAAGAAAAAATAATATGCTTTTACATATACATATTTCAGAAACGGAAAAAGAAGTTGAGAATTGTATAAAGCAAAATGGCAAACCTCCGATTGAATATCTTCAGGATATAGGATTTTTAGGTGAGGATAATATTGGGGCTCATGGGATTTGGGTAAGTGATAATGAAATGAAATTGTTGTGTGAAAAAGGTGTTAGCATTTCAATAACTACAGAAAGTGATTTAAAATTGGCTTCCGGTTTTGCTCCTATGAAAAGATATTTGGAAAATGGGATAAATGTTTGTTTGGGAACCGATGGTGTTGCAAGTAATAATAATTTAAGTATATTAGAAGAAATGGATTTTACTGCAAAGTTGCATAAGGCTTATAATCAAGACCCAACTTTTTTACCGGCTATTGAAGTTGTTAAAATGGGAACAATCAATTCAGCAAAAGCATTTAAAAAAGATTCAGAAATAGGTTCTCTAAAAATTAGCAAAAAAGCAGATATTATTTTGATTGATAAGAACCAATTGGACACTGTTCCAATGTATAATGTTTATTCTCATTTAGTATATACAATATCAAGCGAACATGTTAAGGATGTGATTATTAATGGGAAAATTGTTATGGAAAATAGAGAACTTGTTAATGTTGATGAGGATGAATTAATTGATCGTGCAAAATTTTATAGAAAAAAGATACTAAAAGATTTTGGACATTAA
- a CDS encoding protein kinase, translating to MSLIALHYKIKEKVGEGNFGSVYKIEDIATKKAFAIKIFDKIPIEDIREKLNPEIMNDITKLSHPNLIKIYDYGVYQNNLYCISEYFEGENLQNFRLNDKNKQDFFQITTQICYALGYLHSHNIIHKDLKLENILFKRVNGELTIKVLDFGFNKIISQTETYTEGEAVAQQYLSPELLQGNPFSTKSDFYALGIILYYLGVGTFPFSLEEIKLMAEKNFPNIIPQFPSKINPAVDPKLEDLIFQLIEVNPDLRVNDAFEIIKYINKTQEKKFPISLEPSIAKQIESKSIKYNKKRIMLLKDYVDEASAGNGKIIFITGEKGIGKKESLRYLKWHLLSEDCYTFYYICNKYHRDPFFLLSKEIYLSQNEKDRQKFEDKASKKFSEFLFRSEKKSLKILENETDLIKDFTLVKDYIYSFSKIKPIIFFVIDIDMAEKDTMDFLEFLSKDIYYYPILIAVSTYNTSLVDRIENAEQINMPFLSKAETNEYLKYLLELDYPQNFLNQIYHLSNGNQTFIKNLLISLVENRIIINKSNEWNFDIDIKKVELPSNIKTLIQSKLKITPKKISTLLSKLATLQVPLSTGIIRYILNFDTSKALFFFLQQCENLEILVKDENYVKEGYYKFVYPAIRDILLNKTSLIEKKSISKKTVNYFKDKKVTKPSIMDGIIYHCDVIKDYDSIIDYQMAKTKYFFDKKDFLNSWDSCLSAVKNLEKINTKKLNTKIKECITFLMKISIILEKCEIAIKSYQFWQKSIAGNFKILWLYSKLLSKCNKYNQALKTLESAEKVALPDEINDILISKIEIYTSSADYSTEQSAELMQKISLDNLSPRQKIDFLTQKAKYQYTSTKYKEAIDNLKIAEKISQKASMPFQLGRICKLIGDNYNIQNILPKAIHYYEKATGISKSEGDIFNLGNIYSSWNMVDLKKGNLNKGIEKSKKALHNYETLQYLPGIGEVNLILARTNYKLGKFRESNKYFKNALKVAHGIKDSKLEKEILCRYSFLKLKISSPIAFMNFLHKNYPEYFKNDKITSINSFLKNYIFYLVQTGKEEHIENILQQIENQQVDYNLEKEFILQAYGCVERSKGNIMASINYFKKAATISKTNENEYALMINNFNISDSYYRKGDINKAKIYCDLAESIASKNSFARWQNKARVLQSKILLKNKNIHLRTILNNLLLAEKIAKEMKDWTLICESQLFIMLIYRVLHSYKFEKIYKRKYLHQITLLTRGLDKKDQQLFKENFNYSLAESNRKIRELIIPRTHISATRLQHKFLDLLHLTSLEQIKFYLEKYIKEILGIKRFAILLYEEKKTVGEFWLNIGFSRKSLESDHQPYLEKLREEMKQEYYKVGKIHYCLTPLMIKNEIVGMIILSDNGEMPFTKTEKLTIKLSSFYLTIILKKIEEYNEILEQSKQLANLLTISRDILQIMDLEELENQITLSALQFTGAERGFFIALDENNNFMFNAAFLKSGERIEKTNLEINKEILKDVYDAGMPFTYTTAGQKASYTDFGITKNYGVRSVPPTKSCSIYCAPIKENKSIFGFLYLDNLGSKQITLKFNEKLLEIFLLAIETSIKNSLDYRKLCKANEELLKVDQERADFINISSHEFNTPIQILKGYLGILKDEDISPKIKANTLRIMENNINRLIHSINNTLQMNVLEKSTSKLEKESLDIKDILKIVYDEIKVLSDRRKQKLTLKIAKDIKPVYAERICLINAVKNLVLNAIKFTDDYGEIIIGARTSKFKNEKINNKDSLIIYVQDNGIGIPFYELKNIFKEFYEVADIKAHHSGLTEFKSSGLGLGLPVTKSIVGLFGGKIWAESVKGEGSTFFIALPLSNDENQDDE from the coding sequence ATGTCTTTAATAGCCTTGCATTATAAGATAAAAGAAAAAGTTGGAGAAGGAAATTTCGGGTCTGTATATAAGATAGAAGATATTGCTACTAAAAAAGCTTTTGCTATAAAAATCTTTGATAAAATTCCTATTGAAGATATTCGTGAAAAATTGAATCCTGAAATAATGAATGATATTACAAAATTATCTCACCCAAATCTTATTAAAATATATGATTATGGAGTTTATCAAAACAATTTATATTGTATTTCTGAATATTTTGAAGGTGAAAATCTTCAAAACTTCAGATTAAATGATAAAAATAAACAGGATTTCTTTCAAATTACTACTCAAATCTGTTATGCACTTGGCTATCTCCATTCCCATAATATTATACATAAAGACTTAAAACTTGAGAATATTCTTTTCAAAAGAGTTAATGGAGAACTCACGATAAAAGTTTTGGATTTCGGTTTTAACAAAATTATATCACAAACTGAGACCTACACTGAAGGAGAAGCAGTAGCTCAACAATATTTATCTCCAGAACTACTACAAGGAAATCCATTTTCTACAAAAAGTGATTTTTATGCTCTGGGTATAATTCTTTATTATTTAGGAGTTGGTACATTCCCTTTCTCTCTGGAAGAAATCAAATTAATGGCTGAAAAAAATTTCCCTAATATTATTCCGCAATTCCCGAGCAAAATAAATCCCGCTGTAGATCCAAAATTGGAAGATTTAATTTTTCAGCTAATTGAAGTTAATCCTGATTTGAGAGTTAATGACGCCTTTGAAATTATTAAATATATCAATAAAACCCAGGAAAAGAAATTCCCAATTTCCTTAGAACCATCTATTGCCAAGCAAATTGAATCTAAATCAATAAAATACAATAAAAAAAGAATTATGTTATTGAAAGATTATGTTGATGAAGCTTCAGCTGGAAATGGTAAGATAATCTTTATTACAGGCGAAAAGGGTATTGGAAAAAAGGAATCATTGCGTTATTTAAAATGGCATTTGCTTTCCGAAGATTGTTATACTTTCTATTATATCTGCAATAAATATCATCGTGACCCATTTTTTCTTTTAAGCAAAGAAATATATCTCTCCCAGAATGAGAAAGACAGACAAAAATTTGAAGATAAAGCATCAAAAAAATTTAGCGAATTCCTGTTCAGGTCAGAAAAAAAATCTCTAAAAATCTTAGAAAATGAGACTGATTTGATAAAAGATTTCACTTTAGTTAAAGATTATATCTATTCATTCTCAAAAATAAAGCCAATTATTTTTTTCGTCATTGACATTGATATGGCAGAGAAAGATACAATGGACTTTCTTGAATTTCTTTCAAAGGATATTTATTATTATCCAATTTTGATTGCTGTTAGTACATATAATACTTCATTAGTTGATAGAATAGAAAATGCCGAACAAATTAATATGCCGTTCCTTTCAAAAGCTGAAACAAATGAATATCTAAAATACTTACTTGAATTAGATTATCCGCAAAATTTTTTGAATCAGATTTATCATCTCTCAAATGGAAATCAAACATTTATAAAAAATCTTTTAATTTCACTCGTTGAAAACAGAATAATTATTAACAAAAGTAATGAATGGAATTTTGATATAGATATCAAAAAAGTAGAGCTGCCTTCTAATATTAAAACTTTAATACAATCAAAACTAAAAATAACCCCTAAAAAGATTAGTACCCTACTATCAAAATTAGCTACTCTACAAGTCCCACTTTCAACAGGAATAATTAGATACATACTTAATTTTGATACATCAAAAGCGCTCTTCTTTTTCCTCCAGCAATGTGAAAATCTTGAAATTTTAGTCAAAGATGAAAATTATGTTAAAGAAGGATATTATAAATTTGTTTATCCTGCAATTAGAGATATCTTGCTAAATAAGACATCCCTAATAGAAAAAAAATCCATTTCCAAAAAAACCGTTAATTATTTCAAAGATAAAAAGGTAACAAAACCTTCTATTATGGATGGTATAATCTATCACTGTGATGTTATAAAAGATTATGATTCAATCATTGACTATCAAATGGCAAAAACCAAGTATTTCTTTGATAAAAAAGACTTTCTAAATTCCTGGGATTCATGCTTATCTGCTGTTAAAAATTTAGAGAAAATAAACACTAAAAAACTAAACACAAAAATAAAAGAATGTATTACATTTCTAATGAAAATCAGTATTATCCTTGAAAAATGTGAGATAGCAATAAAATCTTATCAATTCTGGCAGAAGTCAATAGCTGGGAATTTTAAAATTTTATGGCTTTATAGTAAATTGCTTTCAAAATGCAATAAATATAATCAAGCACTAAAAACATTAGAATCTGCAGAAAAGGTTGCATTGCCAGATGAAATTAATGATATTTTAATATCCAAGATAGAAATCTATACATCCTCTGCTGATTATTCAACTGAACAATCAGCTGAACTTATGCAAAAAATCAGTTTAGACAATCTTTCTCCAAGACAGAAGATTGATTTTCTTACTCAGAAAGCTAAGTATCAATATACCTCTACAAAGTATAAAGAAGCTATAGATAATTTAAAAATAGCAGAAAAAATCTCACAAAAAGCATCAATGCCATTTCAGCTTGGAAGAATTTGTAAACTTATAGGCGATAATTACAATATTCAAAATATATTACCAAAAGCCATTCACTATTATGAAAAAGCTACAGGTATAAGCAAGAGTGAAGGGGATATTTTTAATCTTGGAAATATATACTCTTCCTGGAACATGGTTGACCTTAAGAAAGGAAATCTCAACAAAGGCATAGAAAAAAGTAAGAAAGCTTTGCATAATTATGAAACCTTGCAATATCTTCCAGGTATTGGTGAGGTAAATCTTATTCTTGCACGAACTAATTACAAATTAGGAAAATTTCGCGAATCAAATAAATATTTCAAAAATGCTTTGAAAGTTGCGCATGGGATAAAAGATAGTAAATTAGAAAAAGAAATTCTTTGTAGATATTCCTTTCTAAAACTTAAAATTTCTTCGCCCATAGCTTTTATGAACTTCCTGCACAAAAATTATCCTGAATACTTCAAAAATGATAAAATAACATCAATTAATTCATTTCTTAAAAACTATATATTTTATCTTGTTCAGACCGGAAAAGAAGAACACATTGAAAACATTCTCCAACAAATTGAAAATCAACAAGTGGATTATAACTTAGAAAAAGAATTTATACTACAGGCTTATGGTTGCGTTGAAAGGTCCAAAGGTAATATTATGGCTTCAATAAATTATTTTAAAAAAGCTGCAACAATTTCTAAAACTAATGAGAATGAATATGCTCTTATGATTAACAACTTTAATATATCCGATTCATATTATAGGAAAGGAGATATTAATAAAGCAAAAATCTATTGTGACCTGGCGGAATCTATTGCTTCTAAAAATAGTTTTGCTCGCTGGCAAAATAAGGCTAGAGTTTTACAATCCAAAATCCTTCTTAAAAATAAAAATATTCATTTGCGAACTATCCTAAATAATCTACTGTTAGCTGAAAAAATTGCTAAAGAAATGAAGGACTGGACATTAATATGTGAAAGCCAATTATTTATTATGTTAATTTATAGGGTCTTGCACTCATATAAATTTGAGAAAATCTATAAAAGAAAATATTTACACCAAATCACACTGCTAACAAGAGGGTTAGATAAAAAAGACCAACAATTATTTAAGGAGAATTTTAATTATTCTCTTGCAGAATCAAATAGAAAAATAAGAGAATTGATTATCCCTCGTACTCATATCTCTGCTACAAGGCTTCAACATAAATTTCTTGATTTATTACACCTTACTAGTTTAGAACAAATAAAGTTTTATTTGGAAAAGTATATAAAGGAAATATTGGGTATCAAAAGATTCGCTATTCTGCTTTATGAGGAGAAAAAAACGGTTGGAGAATTCTGGTTAAACATTGGTTTTTCCAGAAAGTCTTTGGAAAGTGACCATCAACCATATCTTGAAAAATTAAGAGAGGAGATGAAGCAAGAATATTATAAAGTGGGAAAGATTCATTATTGCTTAACTCCACTTATGATTAAAAATGAAATAGTAGGAATGATTATTTTATCTGATAATGGTGAGATGCCTTTTACAAAAACTGAAAAATTAACAATTAAACTCTCAAGTTTCTATCTTACAATTATATTGAAAAAAATTGAAGAGTATAATGAAATTTTAGAACAAAGCAAACAACTCGCAAACCTTCTTACTATTAGTAGAGATATCTTACAAATTATGGACTTAGAAGAGCTTGAGAACCAAATAACTTTAAGTGCTTTGCAATTTACTGGAGCGGAACGAGGCTTTTTTATTGCTCTTGATGAAAATAATAACTTTATGTTCAATGCAGCATTCCTTAAATCAGGTGAAAGAATTGAAAAAACTAATTTAGAAATAAATAAGGAGATATTAAAAGATGTGTATGATGCTGGAATGCCTTTTACATATACAACTGCTGGACAAAAAGCAAGTTACACTGACTTTGGTATTACAAAAAACTACGGTGTGCGTTCCGTACCACCGACTAAATCCTGTTCAATATATTGTGCACCTATAAAGGAGAATAAATCTATCTTTGGATTCTTATACTTAGATAATCTTGGCAGTAAACAAATAACATTGAAATTTAATGAAAAATTATTAGAGATTTTCCTGTTAGCCATAGAGACTTCAATAAAAAATTCATTAGATTATAGAAAGTTATGCAAAGCAAATGAAGAATTACTTAAAGTTGACCAGGAAAGAGCTGATTTTATAAACATCTCATCGCATGAATTCAATACACCAATTCAAATATTGAAAGGATATCTTGGTATTCTTAAAGATGAAGATATCTCACCTAAAATAAAAGCAAATACCTTAAGAATTATGGAAAATAATATAAATAGATTGATTCACTCAATTAATAATACTTTACAGATGAATGTGCTCGAAAAAAGTACCTCTAAATTAGAAAAAGAATCGCTTGATATAAAAGATATTTTGAAAATCGTTTATGATGAAATAAAAGTTTTATCTGACAGACGAAAGCAGAAATTGACTTTGAAAATTGCAAAAGATATTAAACCTGTGTATGCTGAGAGAATATGTTTGATAAATGCAGTAAAAAATCTCGTCCTTAATGCTATTAAGTTTACTGATGATTATGGAGAGATAATCATAGGTGCAAGAACATCTAAATTCAAAAATGAAAAAATCAATAACAAAGATTCTCTTATAATCTATGTTCAGGATAATGGAATCGGAATTCCATTCTATGAATTAAAAAATATTTTCAAGGAATTTTATGAAGTTGCTGATATTAAAGCTCATCACTCTGGATTGACAGAATTCAAATCCTCTGGATTGGGCTTAGGACTTCCTGTAACAAAATCAATAGTAGGACTATTTGGTGGCAAAATATGGGCTGAAAGTGTAAAAGGAGAAGGTTCAACTTTCTTTATTGCATTGCCTTTATCAAATGATGAAAATCAAGATGATGAATAA
- the gcvPA gene encoding aminomethyl-transferring glycine dehydrogenase subunit GcvPA produces the protein MPFISNTDEQRKQMLQEIGVDSFEELLNGIPKDLFIKGKLNLLNPMSEMEIAKHITNLSEKNINTNQMVSFLGAGIYDHFVPAAVNYIIGRPEFYSAYTPYQAEVSQGTLQFIYEFQTMICELTGMECANASMYDGATAAAEAILMAIRHTRCKKILISSLIHPSYKEVIKTYTSSLEVELVYIQQKDGKINIQELKSQMDDSISAVFIQTPNFLGCIEDMKSIETIVHSYKNCLLIASVDPISLMLFHAPSEYNADIVIGEGQVLGNMQNFGGPLFGFFAAKKNLIRKMPGRIVGATHDKDDRRGYVLTLQAREQHIRRNKATSNICTNESLCALAATVYMVLMGKKGLREVATQSTIKAHYLFEEICKLDGFSPAYSSAFFKEFAVKTEEEPKNIIEEMKKKGFFAGVDITPFGYENQILMAVTEKRTKEEMDNLIKALTTEVHPCPPRLGRRASQ, from the coding sequence ATGCCATTCATTTCAAATACAGATGAACAAAGAAAACAGATGCTTCAAGAAATTGGAGTAGATAGTTTTGAAGAATTGCTGAACGGAATTCCAAAGGACTTATTTATAAAAGGAAAATTGAACTTATTAAATCCAATGTCCGAAATGGAGATAGCAAAACATATTACTAATCTTTCTGAGAAAAACATCAATACAAATCAGATGGTTTCTTTTTTGGGTGCTGGTATTTATGACCATTTTGTGCCTGCTGCAGTAAATTATATTATCGGGCGTCCAGAGTTCTATTCTGCTTATACGCCTTATCAAGCAGAAGTAAGTCAAGGAACCCTTCAATTCATTTATGAATTTCAAACAATGATATGCGAACTAACAGGAATGGAATGTGCAAATGCCTCAATGTATGATGGAGCAACCGCGGCTGCAGAGGCAATTTTGATGGCAATTCGTCATACACGCTGTAAAAAAATTCTCATTTCCAGTCTTATTCACCCCTCTTATAAAGAAGTAATCAAAACTTATACATCATCGTTAGAAGTAGAATTGGTCTACATTCAACAGAAAGATGGAAAAATCAATATTCAAGAATTAAAAAGCCAGATGGACGACTCTATTTCTGCTGTGTTTATCCAAACCCCAAATTTTCTGGGCTGTATTGAAGATATGAAATCTATTGAGACAATTGTCCATTCTTATAAGAATTGTTTACTAATAGCATCAGTTGACCCTATTTCACTTATGTTATTCCATGCTCCATCAGAATACAACGCAGATATTGTTATTGGTGAAGGACAGGTTTTAGGAAATATGCAGAATTTTGGTGGACCACTTTTCGGATTTTTCGCAGCAAAAAAGAATTTAATCAGAAAAATGCCTGGTAGAATTGTTGGTGCAACTCATGACAAAGATGATAGAAGGGGATATGTTCTCACATTACAGGCTCGTGAACAGCATATTCGTAGAAATAAGGCTACCTCTAATATCTGCACAAACGAATCTCTCTGTGCTTTAGCGGCAACTGTATATATGGTTTTGATGGGTAAAAAAGGCTTACGAGAGGTTGCCACACAATCAACTATTAAAGCTCATTATCTTTTTGAAGAAATATGTAAATTAGATGGATTCTCGCCAGCATATAGTTCTGCATTCTTCAAAGAATTTGCTGTAAAAACTGAAGAAGAGCCAAAGAACATAATTGAAGAAATGAAAAAGAAGGGTTTCTTTGCTGGCGTTGATATAACCCCTTTCGGATATGAAAATCAAATTCTAATGGCTGTTACCGAGAAACGAACAAAAGAAGAGATGGATAATTTGATAAAAGCACTTACCACTGAGGTTCATCCCTGCCCGCCAAGGCTTGGCAGGCGGGCTTCGCAGTAG
- the gcvPB gene encoding aminomethyl-transferring glycine dehydrogenase subunit GcvPB, producing METKTIFEKSVKGRRGCSLPECKIEKKIEGIFSEDILRKEAPNLPEVSELDVMRHYIEISAKNHFIEKGFYPLGSCTMKYNPKINDIVNTLPGLTNLHPYQPEDTIQGALQIMYELQNMLAEISGMAEVSLQPVAGAHGEFTGVNIIYNYHKSKGNKKTKIIMPDSAHGTNPATSASHGYKVVELKSGSDGKVDINALKQVIDKDVAGFMLTNPNTLGIFETDVKKIAEIVHSVDGLMYMDGANLNAMLGYIRPGDIGFDIVHFNLHKTFSTPHGGGGPGGGGIGVVEKLVAFLPYPIIKKDGDKYFFNYKLKNSIGKVHSFYGNFLVMARAYIYLKMLGEKGLRRVAENAVINANYLMKKLKNHFPVPYQNDVMHEFVASGERFKKYGVKTVNIAKRLLDYGFHAPTIYFPLIVHEALMIEPTETESKETLDNFIKAMIRIAQEAESNPELVKNAPFNTPVGKLDETVAVKNLDIKFSFDD from the coding sequence ATGGAAACGAAAACAATTTTTGAAAAAAGTGTAAAAGGAAGGAGAGGATGTTCCCTTCCTGAATGCAAGATTGAGAAAAAGATTGAAGGTATTTTTTCTGAAGATATCTTACGAAAAGAAGCTCCCAATTTGCCAGAAGTGAGTGAATTAGATGTAATGCGGCATTACATAGAGATTTCTGCCAAGAACCATTTTATTGAAAAAGGTTTTTATCCACTCGGCTCCTGCACAATGAAATACAATCCCAAAATAAATGATATTGTAAATACTTTGCCTGGACTTACAAATCTGCATCCATACCAGCCAGAAGATACAATTCAAGGCGCTTTGCAGATTATGTACGAATTGCAAAATATGTTGGCAGAAATATCAGGAATGGCTGAGGTCTCTTTGCAACCAGTGGCTGGAGCACATGGTGAATTCACTGGGGTCAATATCATCTATAATTATCACAAGAGCAAAGGGAATAAAAAAACAAAAATTATAATGCCAGATTCCGCTCATGGCACAAATCCTGCTACATCTGCTTCACATGGCTATAAAGTTGTGGAATTAAAATCCGGTTCAGATGGAAAAGTTGATATAAATGCTTTGAAACAAGTAATTGATAAAGATGTTGCTGGTTTTATGTTGACTAACCCAAATACCTTAGGTATCTTTGAAACCGATGTAAAAAAGATTGCAGAAATTGTTCATTCTGTAGATGGATTAATGTATATGGATGGCGCTAATCTCAATGCAATGCTCGGGTATATTCGTCCTGGAGATATTGGCTTTGATATAGTGCATTTTAATCTGCATAAAACCTTTTCTACTCCACATGGTGGCGGAGGACCAGGAGGGGGAGGAATAGGTGTTGTTGAAAAATTAGTTGCTTTCCTCCCTTATCCAATTATTAAAAAGGATGGTGATAAATACTTTTTTAACTACAAATTGAAAAACTCAATCGGCAAAGTGCACTCATTTTATGGAAACTTTTTGGTGATGGCTCGTGCTTATATCTATCTAAAAATGCTTGGTGAAAAGGGATTGAGAAGAGTTGCTGAAAATGCTGTTATCAACGCTAATTATTTGATGAAAAAGTTAAAAAACCATTTCCCGGTCCCCTACCAAAACGATGTTATGCATGAATTCGTGGCTTCTGGTGAAAGGTTCAAAAAATATGGTGTCAAAACGGTGAATATTGCAAAAAGGCTTTTAGATTATGGCTTTCATGCTCCAACAATTTATTTTCCTTTGATTGTTCACGAAGCTTTGATGATTGAACCGACAGAAACAGAAAGCAAGGAAACGCTGGACAATTTTATCAAAGCAATGATAAGAATTGCGCAAGAGGCGGAAAGTAATCCTGAATTAGTTAAAAACGCTCCTTTTAATACGCCAGTTGGCAAATTAGATGAGACTGTTGCTGTGAAAAATTTAGATATTAAATTTAGTTTTGATGATTGA
- a CDS encoding 4Fe-4S binding protein codes for MKYKIIPEKCDLCGGCVSVCSADAIRITEFSAMILKDLCSGCRKCFIVCPVSAIEEASDED; via the coding sequence ATGAAATATAAAATTATTCCTGAAAAATGCGATCTATGTGGCGGTTGCGTGTCTGTCTGCTCTGCCGATGCAATCAGGATAACTGAATTTTCAGCCATGATTCTGAAAGATTTGTGTAGTGGTTGCAGAAAATGCTTTATTGTGTGTCCAGTTTCGGCTATTGAAGAGGCATCAGATGAAGATTAA